In a single window of the Sediminicoccus sp. KRV36 genome:
- a CDS encoding thermonuclease family protein — translation MRRRKLYQPARSPRRWGRAFAVSATALVGGGILALGLPSELMGSAPRTQDWATPNAQIRIVDGDTLRLGDRMLRLYGVEAPQRGQFCTDPQGRLYDCGTAAAAELARLVGEKSVDCRVAGRDRFGRALGACRAGDLDLNAAMVTTGWALADGGAVPALAPLEVAARQAQRGLWAGGFEPPAHWRRGY, via the coding sequence ATGCGCCGTCGGAAACTCTACCAACCCGCCCGTTCGCCCCGTCGCTGGGGGCGCGCTTTCGCCGTCAGCGCGACGGCACTGGTGGGCGGCGGCATACTGGCCCTGGGCCTGCCTTCCGAACTGATGGGCTCCGCCCCGCGGACGCAGGATTGGGCGACGCCGAATGCGCAAATCCGCATCGTGGACGGCGACACCCTGCGCCTGGGGGACCGGATGCTGCGCCTCTATGGGGTGGAGGCGCCGCAGCGCGGCCAATTCTGCACCGACCCGCAAGGCCGGCTCTATGATTGCGGCACGGCGGCAGCGGCCGAACTGGCGCGCCTCGTTGGCGAGAAGTCCGTGGATTGTCGCGTGGCGGGCCGGGATCGCTTCGGCCGAGCCCTCGGTGCCTGCCGCGCGGGTGACCTGGACCTCAACGCCGCCATGGTGACGACCGGCTGGGCACTGGCCGATGGTGGCGCCGTGCCGGCGCTCGCGCCGCTGGAGGTTGCGGCACGCCAGGCGCAGCGCGGTCTCTGGGCCGGCGGTTTCGAGCCCCCCGCGCATTGGCGCCGGGGCTACTGA